The following are from one region of the Thermoanaerobaculia bacterium genome:
- a CDS encoding VOC family protein translates to MQKITPFLWFDDQAEEAAHFYVSVFRRSKIGTISRAGEEGPDGKKKALVVTFELEEQTFMALNGGPRYHFTPALSLLVHTDSQEEIDDLWEKLSAGGRKDRCGWLQDRYGLSWQIVPRALGEMMSDPDPRKSKRVMGALLGMDRIVIEDLRRAYLSDEDDTGPVVRM, encoded by the coding sequence ATGCAGAAGATCACTCCATTTCTCTGGTTCGACGATCAGGCCGAGGAGGCGGCCCACTTCTACGTCTCCGTGTTTCGGCGATCGAAGATCGGGACCATCAGCCGCGCGGGCGAAGAGGGTCCCGACGGGAAGAAGAAAGCGCTCGTCGTCACGTTCGAGCTCGAGGAACAGACGTTCATGGCGTTGAACGGCGGCCCGCGGTACCACTTCACCCCCGCGCTCTCGCTTCTCGTCCATACCGACAGCCAGGAAGAGATCGACGATCTCTGGGAGAAGCTCTCGGCGGGCGGACGAAAGGACCGGTGCGGCTGGCTCCAGGACCGCTACGGACTCTCCTGGCAGATCGTCCCGCGAGCGCTCGGGGAGATGATGTCGGACCCGGATCCCCGGAAATCGAAGAGGGTGATGGGCGCGCTCCTCGGGATGGACCGGATCGTCATCGAAGACCTGCGGCGCGCCTATCTCAGCGAC